One window of Candidatus Methylomirabilota bacterium genomic DNA carries:
- a CDS encoding LemA family protein, with product MKTSQVILITLAVIVGAIMLAGGCAYSGYNQAVTLDEAVKGRWAQVENQLQRRFELIPNLVQTVKGVAAQEEKIFLGVAEARKAYFQAGTIREKAQAAGTFESALSRLLVLREAYPQLKSNESFLKLQDQLEGTENRLAVERKRYNDAVREVNTFRRKLLGRIYAGLAGVDQAEYFEVTEAARTVPKVKF from the coding sequence ATGAAAACAAGTCAGGTCATTTTGATCACTCTAGCGGTAATCGTCGGTGCGATCATGCTCGCCGGTGGTTGCGCCTACTCTGGATATAACCAGGCTGTCACACTCGATGAAGCGGTCAAAGGCCGATGGGCTCAAGTCGAAAATCAGTTGCAACGGCGGTTCGAGCTGATTCCGAATCTGGTTCAAACCGTCAAGGGGGTCGCTGCGCAGGAAGAAAAGATCTTCCTGGGGGTGGCAGAGGCGCGCAAGGCATATTTCCAGGCAGGCACTATCAGGGAGAAAGCCCAAGCAGCCGGCACCTTTGAGTCCGCGCTGTCGCGCTTACTGGTGCTACGCGAGGCCTATCCCCAACTCAAATCGAACGAGTCCTTCCTCAAGCTCCAAGACCAGCTCGAGGGTACCGAGAACCGACTGGCTGTTGAACGCAAGCGTTACAATGATGCCGTCAGGGAAGTCAACACCTTCAGACGAAAGCTACTCGGACGAATCTATGCGGGCCTCGCTGGCGTGGATCAGGCTGAATACTTTGAAGTCACAGAGGCAGCGCGGACTGTCCCAAAGGTAAAGTTCTAA
- a CDS encoding TPM domain-containing protein: protein MHGRSRFFSSLLTALCVLLVFPCLVTAEITIPDPGTFVVDTAGIIDDTAERRLEGWLRELEQKTTVQVKVLTVQTTDGEDFFGFVQRHAEQWKLGQKGKDNGALIVLALKEREVRIHTGYGLESILPDSWGGSASRAVVGQYFRKGQYSEGLYRLTVAVANKVADAENVQLSGVPKYRHRVARRRSPFLLGSGLIPFLLFFFLLSSMTRRRRHYSAWGGRGMMGGMLLGAMLGSALGGRRSYWGSGYGGGSGGGFGGGFGGGSFGGGGGFGGGGGGASW, encoded by the coding sequence ATGCATGGTAGATCGAGATTCTTTTCATCCCTATTGACGGCACTGTGTGTGCTGCTGGTATTTCCTTGCCTGGTGACTGCAGAGATCACCATTCCTGATCCAGGCACCTTCGTGGTGGATACGGCCGGGATTATTGACGATACCGCTGAGCGCCGATTGGAGGGCTGGCTGCGAGAGCTTGAGCAGAAGACGACCGTTCAGGTCAAGGTGCTCACGGTTCAGACGACCGACGGCGAGGATTTCTTCGGCTTCGTTCAACGGCATGCCGAGCAGTGGAAACTTGGCCAGAAAGGCAAAGATAATGGTGCATTGATTGTATTAGCACTCAAGGAGCGTGAAGTCCGGATCCACACCGGGTACGGGTTGGAGAGCATCCTGCCGGATTCTTGGGGCGGGTCGGCCTCACGGGCCGTGGTGGGCCAATACTTTCGAAAAGGGCAATACTCGGAAGGGCTCTACCGACTCACCGTGGCGGTGGCCAACAAGGTTGCAGATGCTGAAAATGTGCAACTAAGCGGTGTTCCGAAATATCGCCACCGGGTTGCCCGCCGACGTTCCCCATTCCTCTTGGGGAGCGGGCTCATCCCCTTTTTACTGTTCTTTTTCCTCCTCTCCTCCATGACCCGAAGACGGCGCCATTACAGCGCCTGGGGTGGTCGTGGAATGATGGGTGGTATGCTGTTAGGCGCCATGCTCGGTAGCGCCCTGGGCGGACGTCGGTCTTATTGGGGGAGTGGCTATGGTGGTGGTTCTGGAGGCGGATTCGGTGGCGGGTTTGGAGGCGGATCATTCGGGGGAGGTGGAGGTTTCGGAGGCGGAGGAGGCGGTGCCAGTTGGTAA
- a CDS encoding DUF350 domain-containing protein has product LAYAIVGAFITLGFMIMGYKIFDKMTPFDTSKQLAEQNIAVGIVVGSIFIGLGIAIGLVIGMGLN; this is encoded by the coding sequence CTAGCGTACGCCATAGTTGGCGCCTTTATAACGCTGGGATTCATGATCATGGGTTATAAGATCTTTGATAAGATGACTCCATTCGATACGTCGAAGCAGTTAGCGGAACAGAATATAGCTGTGGGAATTGTAGTGGGGTCTATATTTATTGGGCTGGGTATTGCGATCGGTTTAGTGATTGGTATGGGACTGAACTAG